One window of the Natronomonas marina genome contains the following:
- a CDS encoding MaoC/PaaZ C-terminal domain-containing protein, with the protein MSRPTEGETYTFERTFTTDEVRRFADLSGDTQPRHTEPDSEGRLLVHGLLTATLPTKIGGDLEMLAHTMDLEFRRPVHTGERIRCEWTHERVEERADDYAVTAGVVCTNETGETVLTASIDGLLRKDG; encoded by the coding sequence GTGAGCCGACCGACAGAAGGCGAGACCTACACGTTCGAGCGGACGTTCACGACCGACGAGGTCCGCCGGTTCGCCGACCTCTCGGGGGACACCCAGCCGCGGCACACCGAGCCGGATTCGGAGGGCAGACTCCTCGTCCACGGCCTGTTGACGGCGACGCTGCCGACGAAGATCGGCGGCGATCTGGAGATGCTCGCCCACACGATGGACCTCGAGTTCCGCCGGCCCGTCCACACCGGCGAGCGGATTCGCTGCGAGTGGACCCACGAGCGCGTCGAGGAACGCGCCGACGACTACGCGGTCACCGCCGGCGTCGTCTGCACGAACGAGACCGGCGAGACGGTGCTGACCGCGAGCATCGACGGACTGCTCCGGAAGGACGGCTGA
- a CDS encoding thiamine pyrophosphate-dependent enzyme, protein MHRVIGERDPERADDELARTLLREMVRARLFDERAFALQRQGWMSGYPPFRGQEASQVGAATALADDDWLVPTYRSNAAQLTRGVPMADILRFRRGYPEFGSGHDVPVLPQAVPIASQIPHATGLGMAANYRESDEAVLCCFGDGATSEGDFHEGLNFAGVFEAPVVFFCENNGWAISTPETRQTASETIAAKAEAYGIDGYRVDGNDPLAVHEAVDRALADARAGAPVLLESLTYRQGPHTTSDDPDRYDDRATFPEWRTRDPIERFVEYLEAGGVVEAGFVEAVREAAAEDFEAAREAAEAAEPDPDDVFEYVYEEPTPALRRQRAALEEHLRRHGDPYE, encoded by the coding sequence ATGCACCGCGTTATCGGCGAGCGCGACCCCGAGCGGGCCGACGACGAACTGGCCCGGACGCTGCTGCGGGAGATGGTCCGGGCCCGCCTCTTCGACGAGCGGGCCTTCGCCCTCCAGCGACAGGGCTGGATGAGCGGCTACCCCCCGTTCCGGGGACAGGAGGCCTCACAGGTCGGGGCGGCGACGGCGCTGGCCGACGACGACTGGCTGGTGCCGACCTACCGCTCGAACGCCGCACAGTTGACCCGCGGCGTGCCGATGGCCGACATCCTCCGATTCCGGCGCGGCTACCCCGAGTTCGGCTCCGGCCACGATGTCCCGGTCCTCCCACAGGCGGTTCCCATCGCCTCCCAGATACCGCACGCGACCGGGCTGGGGATGGCGGCGAACTACCGGGAGAGCGACGAGGCCGTCCTCTGTTGTTTCGGCGACGGCGCCACGAGCGAGGGGGACTTCCACGAGGGACTGAACTTCGCCGGCGTCTTCGAGGCGCCGGTCGTGTTCTTCTGTGAGAACAACGGCTGGGCCATCTCGACGCCGGAGACGAGACAGACCGCCAGCGAGACCATCGCCGCGAAGGCGGAGGCCTACGGCATCGACGGCTACCGCGTCGACGGCAACGACCCCCTGGCGGTCCACGAGGCCGTCGACCGCGCGCTGGCGGACGCCCGGGCCGGCGCGCCGGTCCTGCTCGAGAGTCTCACCTACCGGCAGGGACCCCACACGACGAGCGACGACCCCGACCGCTACGACGACCGGGCGACGTTCCCCGAGTGGCGGACCCGCGATCCAATCGAGCGCTTCGTCGAGTACCTCGAGGCGGGCGGCGTCGTCGAGGCGGGCTTCGTCGAGGCGGTCCGGGAGGCCGCGGCCGAGGACTTCGAGGCGGCCCGCGAGGCCGCCGAGGCCGCCGAACCGGACCCCGACGACGTCTTCGAGTACGTCTACGAGGAACCGACGCCGGCGCTACGGCGACAGCGGGCGGCGCTGGAAGAACACCTCCGGCGACACGGCGACCCCTACGAGTAG
- a CDS encoding pyruvoyl-dependent arginine decarboxylase, which produces MGLIRVVWGTATGSTAMASYDAALAEANVHDYNLVSVSSVVPAAATVEAVGEAPDLGPAGERLTVVEGRATVGPDEPGPAVASLGWSREPDGPGIFYEASGTDPEAVEARVEAGLAAGRKLRDWDFDVEGRRTVTASADDEAYTSAVVLAVYGESTPIL; this is translated from the coding sequence ATGGGACTCATCCGCGTCGTCTGGGGCACAGCGACGGGGTCGACGGCGATGGCCTCCTATGACGCCGCCCTCGCCGAGGCGAACGTCCACGACTACAACCTCGTGTCGGTCTCGTCGGTCGTCCCCGCGGCGGCGACCGTCGAGGCGGTCGGCGAGGCGCCGGACCTGGGCCCCGCCGGCGAGCGTCTCACCGTCGTCGAGGGGCGGGCCACGGTCGGACCGGACGAGCCGGGACCGGCCGTTGCTTCGCTCGGCTGGTCGCGGGAACCGGACGGCCCCGGCATCTTCTACGAGGCGTCGGGGACCGACCCAGAGGCCGTCGAGGCGCGCGTCGAGGCGGGGTTGGCCGCCGGCCGAAAGCTCCGCGACTGGGACTTCGACGTCGAGGGACGGCGGACGGTCACGGCTTCGGCCGACGACGAGGCGTACACGAGCGCGGTCGTCCTCGCCGTCTACGGCGAGAGTACGCCGATCCTGTGA
- a CDS encoding potassium channel family protein → MAQPLPVEILFGIYLGVLTGVFPALVSWGLGFLFKYVTGVSIPAFGVVVLALALAGINGGLLALNDPAVVGSGFRVVVALIVVSMVSMYAHARGDRMGAEFPRRLSLSKLRDRTLSNEVVELVGSRGEVHVEVTGEVVDMEGYPPLSAATREAIRTGEWRFPADLPLSELETRFEDRLRTELDLADVSATIDERGTATVVAAPPLSGVSKRVPSGKRAVSVEALVPTGLARGDEVTLSAGGVSVDGTVVAARTGAASGRTATTDGGTPAEPAPPVAAPTTTGGEGRLTVAVARADAETLLGVDRPTVVVTARGTRREYELLSLLRRAGKRFRKVTVRQTSGLVGTRLGDADLRNAHAVAVLGVERPDGWLVAPDGDVELRASDELFVVGTAQALDAFEEVLA, encoded by the coding sequence ATGGCGCAGCCGCTTCCCGTCGAGATACTCTTCGGCATCTATCTCGGCGTCCTCACGGGGGTGTTTCCGGCTCTGGTTTCGTGGGGGCTCGGCTTCCTGTTCAAGTACGTCACCGGTGTCTCGATTCCGGCCTTCGGCGTGGTCGTGCTCGCCCTGGCGCTGGCCGGCATCAACGGCGGGCTGCTGGCGCTGAACGACCCCGCCGTCGTCGGGTCGGGCTTTCGCGTCGTCGTCGCGCTCATCGTCGTGTCGATGGTGTCGATGTACGCCCACGCGAGGGGCGACAGGATGGGCGCGGAGTTCCCGCGACGGCTGTCGCTGTCGAAGCTCCGCGATCGGACCCTCTCGAACGAGGTGGTCGAACTCGTCGGCTCGCGCGGGGAGGTCCACGTCGAGGTCACCGGCGAGGTCGTCGACATGGAGGGATACCCGCCGCTGTCGGCGGCCACGAGGGAGGCGATCAGGACCGGGGAGTGGCGGTTTCCCGCCGACCTGCCGCTCTCGGAACTGGAGACCCGCTTCGAGGACCGGTTGCGGACCGAACTGGACCTGGCCGACGTCTCGGCGACCATCGACGAGCGCGGGACCGCAACCGTCGTCGCCGCGCCGCCGCTCTCGGGGGTGTCGAAGCGGGTCCCGTCCGGCAAGCGGGCGGTCTCCGTCGAGGCGCTCGTCCCCACCGGTCTCGCCCGGGGCGATGAGGTCACGCTCTCCGCCGGAGGGGTCTCGGTCGACGGCACCGTCGTCGCCGCGCGGACGGGGGCCGCGAGCGGCCGGACGGCGACGACCGACGGCGGGACACCGGCGGAGCCGGCGCCGCCGGTCGCCGCGCCCACGACGACCGGGGGCGAGGGACGGCTCACCGTCGCCGTCGCGCGGGCCGACGCGGAGACGCTGCTCGGCGTCGACCGGCCGACGGTCGTCGTCACCGCCCGCGGCACCCGCCGGGAGTACGAACTCCTCTCGCTGTTGCGGCGGGCGGGCAAGCGGTTCCGGAAGGTCACCGTCCGGCAGACGAGCGGCCTCGTCGGAACGCGGCTGGGCGACGCCGACCTGCGAAACGCCCACGCCGTCGCGGTACTCGGCGTCGAGCGGCCGGACGGCTGGCTCGTCGCCCCCGACGGGGACGTCGAACTGCGGGCCAGCGACGAACTGTTCGTCGTCGGAACCGCCCAGGCGCTCGACGCCTTCGAGGAGGTACTGGCGTGA
- a CDS encoding DNA double-strand break repair nuclease NurA: MTLDPVHFDGIAQLAGRIDQRVDATDHETFADTVFEEFLDPLWDGGRRVIEPLDELGRKRVDVEDAALQAAPFPTQHGLDSGTINPTTFTNGLVLDVAQAAMAAVPSDLELHRARSVVATVHSNDATVDCEEDEWTMFDRGYSRGRILQAPRVSRYEEAVVHALSLYLAEATHARMQAEVVEDLLVLDGPIYPKGLLAWSDRHPELADLLVEEKRPRDVVAGYIELVETFAERDVPLVGFVKNSGSKAITRAVRSENRAPWVDDAAFFRRALERTDDEGERRTDQLTFTNWFVSRCGVDEPLSADGDALGLDRELDPADYEVTFFCIYDPREDLLFRVEAPAVFTRDPDRREALTTQLLRDVAGERGPPLAVAKADELARISREEKAALGRAIEERFDAERDRSYDDERWGLVV; this comes from the coding sequence ATGACCCTCGACCCCGTCCACTTCGACGGCATCGCGCAACTGGCGGGCCGCATCGACCAGCGGGTCGACGCCACCGACCACGAGACGTTCGCCGACACTGTCTTCGAGGAGTTCCTCGACCCCCTGTGGGACGGCGGCCGGCGGGTCATCGAGCCGCTGGACGAGCTGGGCCGCAAACGCGTCGACGTCGAGGACGCGGCCCTGCAGGCGGCCCCGTTCCCGACCCAGCACGGCCTCGACTCGGGGACGATCAACCCCACGACGTTCACCAACGGCCTCGTACTCGACGTCGCCCAGGCCGCGATGGCGGCCGTCCCCTCCGACCTCGAACTCCACCGCGCCCGGTCCGTCGTGGCGACGGTCCACTCCAACGACGCAACCGTCGACTGCGAGGAAGACGAGTGGACGATGTTCGACCGCGGCTACTCGCGGGGGCGCATCCTGCAGGCGCCCCGCGTCAGCCGCTACGAGGAGGCCGTCGTCCACGCGCTGTCGCTGTACCTCGCGGAGGCGACCCACGCCAGGATGCAGGCCGAGGTGGTCGAGGACCTGCTCGTGCTGGATGGGCCCATCTACCCGAAGGGACTGCTCGCCTGGAGCGACCGCCACCCCGAACTGGCCGACCTCCTCGTCGAGGAAAAGCGGCCCCGCGACGTCGTCGCGGGCTACATCGAACTGGTCGAGACGTTCGCCGAGCGGGACGTCCCGCTCGTCGGCTTCGTCAAGAACAGCGGCTCGAAGGCCATCACGCGGGCGGTCCGCAGCGAAAATCGGGCGCCGTGGGTCGACGACGCCGCCTTCTTCAGGCGCGCCTTAGAGCGGACCGACGACGAGGGCGAGCGCCGGACCGACCAGTTGACGTTCACCAACTGGTTCGTCTCGCGGTGCGGCGTCGACGAACCGCTCTCGGCCGACGGCGACGCCCTGGGACTCGACCGAGAACTCGACCCCGCCGACTACGAGGTGACGTTCTTCTGTATCTACGACCCCCGCGAGGACCTGCTGTTCCGGGTGGAGGCGCCGGCCGTCTTCACCCGGGACCCCGACCGTCGGGAGGCGCTGACGACGCAGTTGCTCCGGGACGTCGCGGGCGAGCGCGGGCCGCCGCTGGCCGTCGCCAAGGCCGACGAGCTGGCGCGCATCAGCCGCGAGGAGAAGGCTGCGCTGGGCCGCGCCATCGAGGAGCGGTTCGACGCCGAACGGGACCGCAGCTACGACGACGAGCGGTGGGGGCTTGTCGTCTAG
- a CDS encoding DUF5811 family protein has translation MHGNSPHAGPAEAEPSIESRRALRRELVDVATSTRALLSDEFVVGAEISGNTDGLQATVAVQPPAGSVVSAGFDPDEDDATAETLAQELAAGAVFEAKRAAREGPRAAR, from the coding sequence ATGCACGGAAACTCCCCCCACGCCGGGCCCGCCGAGGCCGAGCCCTCAATCGAGAGCCGCCGTGCCCTCCGTCGGGAACTGGTCGACGTCGCCACCTCGACGCGCGCGCTGCTGTCCGACGAGTTCGTCGTCGGCGCCGAGATATCCGGCAACACCGACGGTCTCCAGGCGACCGTCGCCGTCCAGCCGCCCGCCGGCTCCGTCGTCTCGGCCGGGTTCGACCCCGACGAGGACGACGCCACTGCCGAGACGCTGGCCCAGGAACTCGCCGCCGGCGCCGTCTTCGAGGCCAAACGCGCCGCCCGCGAGGGTCCCCGAGCGGCCCGGTAG
- a CDS encoding ferredoxin, translating to MADDPVDPSEIGERDAPPIEEAPYKIIFEANKCIAAGKCAEVSDNWEMELSTGIAQPNVYFFDEADLDHNVRAAEVCPAKKDRGVIHVVDRRTDEEIAPDPEGDGSLSVDW from the coding sequence ATGGCCGACGACCCCGTCGACCCGAGCGAGATCGGCGAGCGGGACGCACCTCCAATCGAGGAGGCCCCCTACAAGATCATCTTCGAGGCCAACAAGTGCATCGCCGCGGGCAAGTGCGCGGAGGTCTCGGACAACTGGGAGATGGAGCTCTCTACGGGTATCGCCCAGCCGAACGTCTACTTCTTCGACGAGGCGGACCTCGATCACAACGTCCGGGCTGCGGAGGTATGCCCGGCGAAGAAGGACCGGGGCGTCATCCACGTCGTCGACCGACGCACCGACGAAGAGATAGCGCCCGACCCGGAGGGCGACGGGAGCCTCTCGGTCGACTGGTGA
- a CDS encoding DUF7113 family protein — protein sequence MLQIRGSARGTDLTGTLYERGEEPPQFRGAPDDDAPYVWVCDAFYEVDSGGTTQQLGDRTVQVAFESPMPRGFETREAAVEAATEHVRTQFARLGVPAEEVTVDVIEVAEDVAP from the coding sequence ATGCTACAGATTCGCGGCTCGGCCCGCGGCACCGACCTGACGGGGACGCTGTACGAACGCGGCGAGGAACCGCCGCAGTTCCGGGGCGCGCCCGACGACGACGCGCCCTACGTGTGGGTCTGCGACGCGTTCTACGAGGTCGACAGCGGGGGGACGACCCAGCAGCTCGGCGACCGGACGGTCCAGGTCGCCTTCGAGTCGCCGATGCCGCGCGGCTTCGAGACCCGTGAGGCGGCCGTCGAGGCCGCCACCGAGCACGTCCGCACCCAGTTCGCCCGCCTCGGCGTCCCCGCCGAGGAGGTCACCGTCGACGTCATCGAGGTCGCCGAGGACGTCGCCCCCTAG
- a CDS encoding potassium channel family protein, which yields MRFVIVGAGRVGMRTARVLREEGHETVIIEPDETKVNRLEDEGFEVVHGDGSDEETLLAQDLDAADGVAALSGDLVVNFVVCMIGTAHDCRTVMRVDNDYREYVVQKYASDVDEVIYPERLGAIAAKNALVGGNVRAVADVAQNLQLVQLTVTQDSPMRGYSLSEIELPADARILAFGKADGPLAIPDPDLSMEAGDRLVVIADFSVLRDVQQIIVGERGASVARGGA from the coding sequence ATGCGATTCGTAATCGTCGGAGCGGGTCGGGTCGGGATGCGAACCGCTCGGGTCCTGCGGGAGGAGGGCCACGAGACGGTCATCATCGAGCCCGACGAGACGAAGGTGAACCGCCTCGAGGACGAGGGGTTCGAGGTGGTCCACGGCGACGGCAGCGACGAGGAGACCCTCCTGGCGCAGGACCTCGACGCCGCCGACGGGGTTGCGGCGCTGTCCGGCGACCTCGTCGTCAACTTCGTGGTCTGCATGATCGGCACCGCCCACGACTGCCGGACGGTGATGCGGGTCGACAACGACTACCGCGAGTACGTCGTCCAGAAGTACGCCTCCGACGTCGACGAGGTGATCTATCCCGAGCGGCTGGGCGCTATCGCCGCGAAGAACGCCCTGGTCGGCGGGAACGTCCGCGCGGTCGCCGACGTCGCCCAGAACCTCCAGCTCGTCCAGCTGACGGTGACGCAGGACTCGCCGATGCGGGGGTACTCCCTGTCGGAGATAGAGCTGCCGGCCGACGCCCGCATCCTCGCGTTCGGCAAGGCAGACGGCCCGCTTGCGATCCCGGACCCGGACCTCTCGATGGAGGCCGGCGACCGCCTCGTCGTCATCGCCGACTTCAGCGTCCTGCGGGACGTCCAGCAGATCATCGTCGGCGAGCGGGGCGCCTCCGTCGCCAGGGGGGGTGCCTGA
- a CDS encoding Lrp/AsnC family transcriptional regulator — MVRAFIMVKAGTGQAEALLETVRGFDHVADANIVAGDYDLIVEAEAEEVYDVINSVATEIRSLDDVVDTKTYVCLE; from the coding sequence ATGGTTCGGGCGTTCATCATGGTCAAGGCAGGCACCGGGCAGGCGGAGGCCCTCCTCGAGACCGTCCGGGGGTTCGACCACGTCGCCGACGCCAACATCGTCGCCGGCGACTACGACCTCATCGTCGAAGCCGAGGCCGAGGAGGTGTACGACGTCATCAACTCGGTCGCCACCGAGATCCGGAGCCTCGACGACGTGGTCGACACGAAGACCTACGTCTGTCTCGAGTAG
- a CDS encoding NAD-binding protein → MAGSSGNPPSGGRLLRVRAAVLLTAIAAVLSVLTGIVNIGATEVSGPLASFVPTTAARAAGFTGTMTGFLLLFGAYGLRRGYRMAWLSAVVLLPVTAAQGLVQSSILSFPLVVLSVVSIPAVAANRRYFDRRVNLGLSQLASLAAIVGVQLYGTVGTYALREEFAGVNTVLDAFYFTLVTASTVGYGDTTATTQVGRLFSMSVLLAGVASFAVALGTLLGPLIEARLATALGNMTDRQLELLDDHYVLAGYGDLTEPILESLGDVPAVVITNDPETAKRLNERGIEVVTGDPSDEEPQQRVHVERAAALFAATEDDAQDALAILTARELNPDLRIVAAATDRENVPKLRRAGADAVLSPAVLGGRLLVESALGDDDPERAIERLLDRQRDR, encoded by the coding sequence ATGGCAGGGTCCTCGGGAAACCCGCCGTCCGGCGGTCGACTCCTCCGCGTCAGGGCCGCCGTGCTGTTGACTGCTATCGCCGCCGTCCTCTCCGTCCTCACCGGCATCGTCAACATCGGGGCGACGGAGGTGTCGGGACCGCTGGCGTCGTTCGTCCCGACGACGGCCGCCCGGGCGGCCGGCTTCACCGGGACGATGACCGGCTTCCTGCTTTTGTTCGGCGCCTACGGCCTCCGCCGCGGCTACCGAATGGCCTGGCTGTCGGCCGTCGTACTGCTCCCGGTCACCGCCGCCCAGGGACTCGTCCAGTCCAGCATCCTCTCGTTTCCGCTCGTCGTCCTCTCGGTGGTCTCCATCCCCGCGGTGGCGGCCAACCGCCGGTACTTCGACCGCCGCGTGAACCTCGGCCTGTCGCAGTTGGCCTCGCTCGCGGCCATCGTCGGCGTCCAGCTGTACGGCACCGTCGGCACCTACGCGCTCCGCGAGGAGTTCGCGGGCGTGAACACCGTGCTGGACGCCTTCTACTTCACGCTCGTCACCGCCTCGACGGTCGGGTACGGCGACACCACCGCCACCACGCAGGTCGGCCGCCTCTTCTCTATGTCCGTGCTGCTCGCCGGCGTCGCCAGTTTCGCCGTCGCACTGGGGACGCTCCTGGGCCCGCTCATCGAGGCCCGCCTCGCGACGGCGCTCGGAAACATGACAGACAGACAGCTCGAACTCCTGGATGACCACTACGTCCTCGCCGGCTACGGCGACCTGACCGAACCGATACTCGAGAGCCTCGGCGACGTTCCCGCCGTCGTCATCACGAACGACCCCGAGACCGCAAAGCGGCTCAACGAACGCGGCATCGAGGTCGTCACGGGGGACCCAAGCGACGAGGAACCGCAGCAGCGCGTCCACGTCGAGCGCGCCGCCGCCCTCTTCGCGGCGACCGAGGACGACGCCCAGGACGCGCTGGCCATCCTGACCGCCCGGGAACTCAACCCCGACCTCCGCATCGTCGCCGCCGCGACCGACCGCGAGAACGTCCCGAAGCTCAGGCGTGCCGGCGCCGACGCCGTGTTGAGCCCCGCGGTGCTGGGCGGGCGGCTCCTCGTCGAGTCCGCCCTCGGCGACGACGACCCCGAGCGGGCCATCGAACGCCTCCTCGACCGCCAGCGGGACCGGTGA
- a CDS encoding Lrp/AsnC family transcriptional regulator — protein MVVAYVMVKAHTGEADRLRDDIEAVDGVTSAHIVAGDVDIIAKVEVDSPGEVKTIAATTIQNLDGVEDTHTYVAMDS, from the coding sequence ATGGTCGTCGCCTACGTCATGGTGAAGGCCCACACCGGCGAGGCCGACCGCCTCCGCGACGACATCGAGGCCGTCGACGGGGTCACCTCCGCCCACATCGTCGCCGGCGACGTCGACATCATCGCCAAGGTGGAGGTCGACTCGCCGGGCGAGGTCAAGACCATCGCCGCGACCACCATCCAGAACCTCGACGGCGTTGAGGACACCCACACCTACGTCGCCATGGACTCGTAG
- the tmk gene encoding dTMP kinase, with amino-acid sequence MLVTLEGIDGSGKTTVAEALRDSLPAEETVFTREPTDSWYGEAVDRSIDDDGADPLAELFLYTADHADHLSRVVRPALESGKLVVSDRYSDSRYAYQGATLEGVVKRPMEYVRGIHQPFTRPPDLTLYFDVPPETGAERAGATNKFETAGYLARVQDNYERLVETDPDRFVRIDATRSPEAVLDAVEDTLERVR; translated from the coding sequence ATGCTCGTCACGCTCGAGGGCATCGACGGCAGCGGCAAGACGACCGTCGCGGAGGCCCTCCGGGACAGCCTCCCGGCCGAGGAGACGGTGTTCACCCGGGAGCCGACCGATTCGTGGTACGGCGAGGCGGTCGACCGCTCCATCGACGACGACGGGGCGGACCCACTGGCGGAACTGTTCCTCTACACCGCCGACCACGCCGACCACCTCTCGCGGGTCGTCCGGCCGGCCCTGGAGTCGGGGAAACTCGTCGTCTCGGACCGCTACTCGGACTCCCGGTACGCCTACCAGGGCGCGACGCTGGAGGGCGTCGTCAAGCGGCCGATGGAGTACGTCCGGGGCATCCACCAGCCGTTCACTCGCCCGCCGGACCTGACGCTTTACTTCGACGTACCGCCGGAGACGGGCGCCGAGCGGGCGGGCGCGACGAACAAGTTCGAGACGGCCGGCTATCTCGCCCGGGTGCAGGACAACTACGAGCGGCTCGTCGAGACCGACCCGGACCGGTTCGTCCGCATCGACGCCACGCGGTCGCCGGAAGCGGTTCTCGACGCCGTCGAGGACACCCTCGAGCGGGTCCGCTAG
- a CDS encoding potassium transporter TrkA, with translation MTAAVLQGAVGESLAVDAAWLVVLTVLSAVLGAGMGLLHRWYANERVPDGLAVLVGLSGVALSLNTSGALGEVIGGQGELVATGTALFNVVVFFVAAVAADVGGRAGDRLGLGFFAVSGARTVERDVSRIVKTVGRVITVEVPEEIGDIDGYDPVDPVVKEALAGQQLVFPRRLTLEALRARFVERLRTDYGVGHVDVDFADDGSVEYLALGSREAGLGPTLPPGSAAVAVRADPPNNASPGDAVQVWALGDPRAGDGPERVLTAEIRGTADDVVTLAVDEAETDLLDPEARYRLVTLPAEVRADREFAGQLRSAAETMGAVNLAVGSPLAASTVGALDLAVVAVRPADGPIEAIPPRDRPLAAGETVYAIARPERLRKFEAAAGGTPDAPGVPAE, from the coding sequence GTGACCGCTGCCGTCCTCCAGGGCGCTGTCGGGGAGAGCCTCGCCGTCGACGCCGCGTGGCTCGTCGTGCTCACGGTGCTGTCGGCGGTTCTCGGGGCGGGCATGGGGCTCCTCCACCGGTGGTACGCCAACGAGCGCGTGCCGGATGGCCTCGCCGTCCTGGTCGGACTCAGCGGCGTCGCACTGTCGCTGAACACCTCCGGCGCGCTGGGCGAGGTCATCGGCGGACAGGGGGAACTGGTGGCGACCGGGACGGCACTTTTCAACGTCGTCGTGTTCTTCGTCGCCGCGGTCGCGGCCGACGTCGGCGGGCGGGCCGGCGACCGGCTCGGTCTCGGTTTCTTCGCGGTCTCCGGGGCCCGGACCGTCGAACGGGACGTCAGCCGCATCGTCAAGACCGTCGGCCGCGTCATCACCGTCGAGGTTCCCGAGGAGATCGGCGACATCGACGGCTACGACCCCGTCGACCCGGTCGTCAAGGAGGCGCTGGCCGGCCAGCAACTGGTCTTTCCCCGGCGGCTCACGCTGGAGGCGCTGCGGGCGCGGTTCGTCGAGCGGCTCCGGACCGACTACGGCGTCGGCCACGTCGACGTCGACTTCGCCGACGACGGGAGCGTCGAGTACCTCGCGCTCGGGAGCCGCGAGGCCGGCCTCGGCCCGACGCTGCCGCCCGGCAGCGCCGCCGTGGCGGTCAGGGCCGACCCGCCGAACAACGCCAGTCCCGGCGACGCGGTCCAGGTGTGGGCCCTCGGGGACCCGAGAGCCGGCGACGGTCCCGAGCGGGTCCTCACGGCCGAGATCCGGGGCACCGCCGACGACGTCGTCACGCTCGCGGTCGACGAGGCGGAGACGGACCTCCTCGACCCCGAGGCCCGCTATCGGCTCGTTACGCTGCCCGCCGAGGTGCGGGCCGACCGGGAGTTCGCCGGCCAGTTGCGCTCCGCCGCGGAGACGATGGGTGCCGTCAACCTGGCGGTCGGGAGCCCGCTGGCCGCCAGCACCGTCGGCGCGCTGGATCTCGCCGTCGTCGCGGTCCGGCCGGCCGACGGCCCGATAGAGGCCATTCCGCCGCGGGACCGGCCGCTCGCGGCCGGGGAGACGGTGTACGCCATCGCCCGACCGGAGCGCCTCCGGAAGTTCGAGGCGGCTGCCGGCGGGACCCCGGACGCGCCGGGGGTCCCCGCCGAGTAG